Part of the Coturnix japonica isolate 7356 unplaced genomic scaffold, Coturnix japonica 2.1 chrUnrandom811, whole genome shotgun sequence genome is shown below.
CCCTATAACACCCTATAACAccctatacaccccatataccccatacaccctatataccctataacaccccatacaccccacacaccccatataccccatacaccccatataccccatacaccctatataccctataacaccctatacaccctatataccctatataccctataacactctatataccctatataccctataacaccccatacaccccatataccctataacaccctatacaccccatacaccccatataccccatacaccccatacaccccatacaccctataacaccccatacaccccatacaccccatataccccatataccccatacaccccatataccctatataccctataacaccctatataccctataacaCCTCatacaccctatataccctataataccctatataccctataacaccccacacaccctataacaccccatacaccctatataccctataacaccccatacaccctataacaccctatacaccctatataccctataacaccccacacaccctataacaccccatacaccctatataccctataacaCCCTATGCACCCtatacaccccatacaccctatataccctataacaccccatacaccccatataccctattacaccccatacaccccatacaccctataacaccctatacaccccatacaccccatataccccatacaccccatataccccatacaccctatataccccatacaccctataacaccctatataccctatacaccctatataccctataacaccctatataccctataacaccctatacaccccatacaccctatacaccctatataccctataacaCCCAatacaccctatataccctataacaccccatacaccctatataccctataacaccccatataccctataacaccccatataccctataacaccccatacaccctataacaccccatataccctataacaccctatataccctataacaccccatacaccccatacaccctataacaccccatataccctgtaacaccctatataccctataacaccccatacaccctataaaccctataacaccccatacaccctatataccctatacaccccataccccccatacaccccatataccccatacaccctatataccctataacaccccatataccctatataccctatataccctatacaccccatataccctataacaccctatataccctataacaccctatataccctatataccccatacatcccatataccccatacaccctataacaccctataacaccccatataccctatataccctataacaccccatacaccccatacaccctataacaccccatcCACCCTCTATGTCCTATAGGGCAGTTCTATGTGATGATGACCCCCCAGGACGTTCTGCAGTCGGGGTCTCAACGCAGCATCGCCCCCCGCGGACACCCCTATTCCCCGTGAGTCACGTgaccccacagcgccccctatcGCGATAGATGATCACGTgaccccacagcgccccctatcGCGATACACGATCACGTGACGCCCTGTCGCGATATAACCCCCCCAACAGGAAGGTGGACGGTACCAGGGTCCCACGGGATGAGAGAAGGAGGGCGCAGCACAACGAGGGTGAGACCCCcaacacccacagccccatagatccccccccagccccatagatccccNNNNNNNNNNNNNNNNNNNNNNNNNAGGTGTTGGTGGGTTGGGAGGGGGTGGGAGCAACTAATGGGACTGCGGGAGGGGCTGGGTGGGGGACTGGggaggggtctatggggctggggggggcttATGGGCAACTGGGCCTGGAGGAGTGTGCGTGTGGGGGCTTGTGGGGGACTAATGGGGGGTGCTGTGGGGGCTTGGGAGGGGTCTCTACTGGGAAGTATGGGGGCTGTTGGAGGTGTGGCTTGGTGGGGGCTTTGGTGGGCGGTCTAaggggagctatggggctgggagggttTTTGGGGATTCTAcatggggctggggaagggTCTAAAGGGCATATCAGATTATTGGGAGCGGGAAGCGGGATTCCAGTGGCTTCCACTAGGGCGTCAGGCGATGGCGCTATATGAGGCCATGAGAGCTCTGAGGCGCACAAGATGGGTGTCACACTACATCGGATCTCTATCCCCTCATATATGGGGGATCTCTACCCACGGAGTCGAGGCGCGTGCCTGGGGCATCTAGGTGCCAAGCGGGGCACGGTTGTCCGCGCGGCTGCCGGTGCGGGCTGCGGCAGAGCTTATGAGTGCGGCCGGGCGGGATGCGTTTTCTTGCCTGCGGAAGTACGCCACGGACGCCGACCATTCTGGCTGATTCCGAGGAGACGTTTTCCGCACGCCGAGGCGGTGCCTCTGCGCGGCGGCTGATGATGGGGCTGGGGCGCGTCTAAGGGATCTAGGGGGCTGGGACGATGGTTCTATTGTTGGGGGGGAGCCAAtgtggggggaatgggggggtcTATTGGGGGATCTAAGTGGGGtcgttgggggggggggcgtaTGACGGTAGCAATGGGATTGGGGAGGGGATCGCTGTGGGCCTGGGGAGGGGTCCGCTAtggggctctctatggggctggcgggggtatataggggatctaatggggctgggagggtAATGGGTGCTACAGGGCGATGCCTATGGGGGGCTCGGGGAGGGTCTATGGGACTCTATCGGGTCTAATGGTATCTATGGCTGGGAGGGGTCTactgggctggggggggtctatTGCGGGAGCAATGGGGTCTGGGGAGGGGGCTCATGGGGGAGCAAGTGGGACTCGGGGAGCGGATCtatgggtgctggggggggtctatggggacaaGTGGTGGCTGGGGGGGGCTATTGGGGAGCATGATAGGGACCTGGGGAGGGATTCTATGAGGAGGCACTGAGGGGACGGCGGTTcaatggggtgctatggggtgctggggGGTTTCTATTAGGGATCTAAGTGGGGGCTTGCGGAGGGGGTCATATGGGGCTCTTTAAGGTGGGGCTGGGCGACGGGTCTTGGGGATCGGGTATGCGGCTCTAAAGGGGTTTGATGCAGTTGTAGGTTTATGGGGTAtttttggggtctatggggtatcttAGGGTCTATGGGTTAtatttggggtctatggggtatttgggTGGGCTATGGACTGtttttggggtctatggggtattttgggttctatgggggtatTTTTGGGGGTCTATGTTGTATTttagggttctatggggtatttttgggatctatggggtattttgttgtttatggtgtctatggggtatttttgaggtctatggggtatttCTGGGTTCTATGGGATattttggggtctatggggtctttttggggtctatggggtattttggggtctatggggtattttggggtatttttgggttctatggggtatttttggggtctatgggatattttgggggtctatgggttatTTTtgtggtctatggggtattttgggttctatggggtatttttgtggtctatggggtatttttGGGCTCTATGGAGGTATTtttgggggtctatggggtattttggggtccGTGGGGTAttttgggttctatggggtatttttgtggtctatggggtatttttgggttctatggggtatatttggggtctatggggtattttagggttctatggggtattttggggtctatggggtatttttggggtctatagggtatttttgggttctatggggtatttttggggtctatggggtatcttAGGGTCTATGGGTTAtttttggggtctatggggtctatggggtattttggggtatttttggggtctatggggtattttggggtctatggggtgtttttgggttctatggggtattttGGGGGTCTAAGGTGTATTTTTGGGGACTATGGGGTATTtttgggatctatggggtatttttgggttctatggggtatttttgggatctatggggtattttggggtctatggggtattttagggtctatggggtatttggggggtctatggggtattttggggtctatggggtatttttgggatctatggggtatttttggggtctatgggttatttttggggtctatggggtattttgggttctatggggtattttTGGGGGTCTAAGGTGTATTTTTGGGGATTATGGGGTAtttttggggtctatggggtattttggggtctatggtttttttggggggtctatggggtattttggggtctatggggtattttggggtctATGTGGTATTtttgggatctatggggtgtttttggggtctatgggttatTTTGGGTTCTACGGGGTATTtttgggatctatggggtattttgggatctatggggtattttggggtctatgggatattTTGGGTTCTACGGGGTATTtttgggatctatggggtgtttTTGGTGTCTGTGGGGTAtatttggggtctatgggatattttggggttctatagggtatttttggggtctatggggtgtttTTGGTGTCTATGGGATATcttggggtctatgggttatTTTtgtggtctatggggtattttgttgtctatggggtctatgggatattttgggggtctatggggtgtttttgggttctatgggttatttttgggttctatggggtattttGGGTTCTATGGGATATTTTTGGGCTCTATGGGATAtttttggggtctatggggtatttttGGGTTCTCTGGGTTATTCTGGGGTCTCAGGCCGTGGTGGAGGCCAGCAGCCGTCGCATCGTCAGCCTGGCCGGGCAGTGGGAGCGGCACCGCAGCCCCCTCCTCAATGAGTACAGGCAGCTCCGCGCTATGAGGGACTCTGAGCAGGNCCTGTCCAAGGCGTGTGACTACGTCCGTGAGCTCCGTCAGAGCAACCAGCGGCTGCAGGAGACCTTCAAGGAGGCCGAGAGGCTGCAGATGGACAACGACCTGCTGCGACAGCAGGTGATTGGACCACAGCCTgcccttagccccgcccactgCGCATAGCCACGCCCCCTCATTAGAAATCTACCCAATCACGTAGCCCCACCCCCTGTCAatcacagccctgctcaccattagccccgccccttcGTATAGCCATGCCCCCTCATTATATCACCCAATCACATGGCACCGCCCACTCCtgtagccccgccccctccatAGCACTACCCCCTATAGCCCCGCCCCTTCGCATAGCCACATCCCCTCATTATAAACAGCCCAATCACATAGCCCTGCCCACTCCTGTAGCCACGCCCCCTTTGCATAGCCACGCCCCCTCATTATAACCCCGCCCAATCACGTAGCCACGCCCACACAtatagccccgccccctccatAGCACTCACTCtatagccccgccccctccatAGCACTCtatagccccgccccctttgcATAGCCACGCCCCCTTATTATAGCACTACCCAATCACATAGCACCATCTCTacccttagccccgccccctcaccatagccccgccccctcatTTTAACCCT
Proteins encoded:
- the LOC116652714 gene encoding upstream stimulatory factor 2-like, with the translated sequence MMTPQDVLQSGSQRSIAPRGHPYSPKVDGTRVPRDERRRAQHNEALRRTRWVSHYIGSLSPHMPTILADSEETFSARRGGXLSKACDYVRELRQSNQRLQETFKEAERLQMDNDLLRQQVEELQSENAVLRAQLQQRGLEGGRAPRGSHSDPPPFKYPPSPLNNPXRIPIESL